A segment of the Candida albicans SC5314 chromosome 2, complete sequence genome:
TACATTACATAATCTTACATAAACCCAGATTCTTGTTGGCCCACCctaattgaattgttggTAGTTGGCTTTTTCTTAAATAGTCCAGTGGACTTGACTGTTTGTGGCCGAGACCCCTGTACTGAACTGCCAGCGTTTGGCTGACCTTCATAAGTTCCTGCTGTCATTCTGGCGCCTACGTAACTCACACCCTGGCCCGACACCTTATGTTTAAGCATTTTCtctaaataaatataaatcattCCTGCATTTCTCGTCGAACAAGCATGTAGCCAACCAAAAAAACTGCCAATCACCGGAGGAAACGtaatcaataaatcaatcatTATATTCGTCTGTAGTTTTGCAATGAGCGTATTGGGCAAATTGTAATTTTTCTGTGCTATGTTTATCACTCTAGTATGAACCCCATA
Coding sequences within it:
- a CDS encoding uncharacterized protein (Putative protein of unknown function; Hap43p-repressed gene); its protein translation is MSQIQDQLENIPGYDVVMDYFNEYGEEHWNAKVNPFEDENGNKRRLPKDLATKHDQQVWKQIQSQAWTDDKCFLGSCAVGLDCGLGLAPLVVLIFPVLGPLIMYGVHTRVINIAQKNYNLPNTLIAKLQTNIMIDLLITFPPVIGSFFGWLHACSTRNAGMIYIYLEKMLKHKVSGQGVSYVGARMTAGTYEGQPNAGSSVQGSRPQTVKSTGLFKKKPTTNNSIRVGQQESGFM